One genomic window of Micromonospora sp. WMMD1128 includes the following:
- a CDS encoding carbohydrate ABC transporter permease, which produces MAVTITDAPVRRPVRDRHHRGVSRWLVLVGVTAGALAMLVPFAFMLLNAFKSPGDYSSAGPLSWPTDFYTRGLTTYWSEVNFPLKLWNSALIAGSVAVLGVVVSLLNAYALGVGRVRGRLWIVGVFLLANMLPQEALIYPLYYVAKEIGLYNTRLSVIIIFTVVQSAFGTYLLASVLGTFPRSLLEAAALDGAGKWTVLWRVVFPNLRPTLAVLLIFFFIWTWNEFLIPLVMLIDNQTQTIPVALASLQGDRLMDAPTTNAGALLSLVPAILFFLIFQRTLARGITAGAEK; this is translated from the coding sequence ATGGCCGTCACGATCACCGACGCTCCGGTCCGCCGGCCGGTGCGCGACCGGCACCACCGTGGCGTCAGCCGATGGCTGGTGCTCGTCGGAGTCACCGCCGGCGCGCTCGCCATGCTCGTGCCGTTCGCGTTCATGCTGCTCAACGCGTTCAAATCGCCGGGTGACTACTCGTCGGCCGGGCCGCTGAGCTGGCCGACGGACTTCTACACCCGAGGTCTGACGACGTACTGGTCCGAGGTGAACTTCCCGCTCAAGCTGTGGAACTCGGCGCTCATCGCCGGCTCGGTGGCGGTCCTCGGCGTCGTCGTGTCGTTGCTCAACGCGTACGCCCTGGGTGTCGGCCGGGTCCGCGGCCGGTTGTGGATCGTCGGTGTGTTCCTGCTGGCGAACATGTTGCCGCAGGAGGCGTTGATCTACCCGCTCTACTACGTCGCCAAGGAGATCGGCCTCTACAACACCCGCCTGTCGGTGATCATCATCTTCACCGTCGTCCAGAGCGCGTTCGGCACGTACCTGCTCGCCTCGGTGCTCGGCACGTTCCCGCGCTCGCTGCTGGAGGCCGCGGCGCTCGACGGCGCCGGCAAGTGGACGGTGCTGTGGCGGGTGGTCTTCCCCAACCTGCGGCCGACCCTCGCCGTCCTGCTCATCTTCTTCTTCATCTGGACCTGGAACGAGTTCCTCATCCCGCTCGTCATGCTGATCGACAACCAGACGCAGACCATCCCGGTCGCACTCGCGTCGTTGCAGGGTGACCGCCTGATGGACGCCCCGACGACGAACGCCGGCGCGTTGCTCAGCCTGGTGCCGGCCATCCTGTTCTTCCTCATCTTCCAGCGCACCCTGGCGCGCGGCATCACCGCAGGAGCCGAGAAGTGA
- a CDS encoding S8/S53 family peptidase: MSPDRPAEPPPAGQLSRRRLLATAALAAAASFATASRAAPARAEGADDVAYQRAFDEALAADKNVRRHTTPGREFLYRPRQLLAADADAQRVTAWLRARGQAVAGGGGFAGVTRLLFDRETDVPAIVTKLRDPQQWPGQPVPKVQPHHVLLGFGNIMGNPGGPPATVAALSPPDPARLGEGAGVTVGVCDTGMWRQAGSYHPQWLGGAYLPEVDDEDPLYVHTDVLAPQGGHGTFVAGVVRQAAPGVRVDPEQALTATGLGDEASVVAAMARLAPAVSVVNLSLGGFTQDDQPSLPLANAVAALPGTSAVVAAAGNAGTSRPTWPAALDRVVAVAAVSQGSGGVVPATYSGYGPWVDVCAVGERHSTYVEGQLPLPGRPTRVFHGFAAWAGTSFATAHVSGRLAALMTAGGLTADAARLALLAAPRWHPDYGVLVG, encoded by the coding sequence GTGTCGCCTGACCGTCCCGCCGAGCCGCCCCCGGCCGGCCAACTGTCCCGACGGCGACTGCTGGCCACGGCCGCGCTGGCCGCCGCAGCGTCGTTCGCCACCGCATCCCGTGCGGCCCCGGCCCGCGCGGAGGGCGCGGACGACGTCGCCTACCAGCGCGCCTTCGACGAGGCGCTGGCTGCCGACAAGAACGTCCGCCGGCACACCACGCCGGGCCGGGAGTTCCTCTACCGGCCACGGCAGTTGCTCGCCGCCGACGCCGACGCCCAGCGGGTCACCGCCTGGCTGCGCGCCCGCGGCCAGGCGGTGGCCGGGGGCGGCGGCTTCGCCGGGGTCACCCGGCTGCTCTTCGACCGGGAGACCGACGTTCCCGCGATCGTCACCAAGCTGCGCGACCCCCAGCAGTGGCCGGGGCAGCCGGTGCCGAAGGTGCAGCCGCACCACGTGCTGCTGGGCTTCGGCAACATCATGGGCAACCCGGGCGGCCCGCCCGCGACGGTCGCCGCGCTGTCGCCGCCGGACCCGGCCCGGCTGGGCGAGGGCGCCGGGGTGACCGTCGGGGTCTGCGACACCGGCATGTGGCGGCAGGCCGGCAGCTACCACCCGCAGTGGCTCGGCGGGGCGTACCTGCCGGAGGTCGACGACGAGGACCCGCTCTACGTGCACACCGACGTGCTCGCCCCGCAGGGCGGGCACGGCACCTTCGTCGCCGGGGTGGTGCGGCAGGCCGCGCCGGGGGTCCGGGTCGACCCGGAGCAGGCGCTGACCGCCACCGGCCTCGGCGACGAGGCGTCGGTGGTGGCCGCGATGGCCCGACTCGCGCCGGCCGTGTCCGTGGTCAACCTGTCCCTGGGCGGGTTCACCCAGGACGACCAGCCGTCGCTGCCTCTGGCCAACGCCGTGGCCGCGCTACCCGGGACGAGCGCCGTGGTCGCGGCGGCGGGCAACGCCGGCACCAGCCGGCCGACCTGGCCCGCCGCGCTGGACCGGGTCGTCGCGGTGGCGGCGGTCAGCCAGGGCTCCGGTGGCGTGGTGCCGGCCACCTACAGCGGCTACGGGCCATGGGTCGACGTCTGCGCCGTCGGCGAGCGCCACAGCACGTACGTCGAGGGGCAGTTGCCGCTGCCGGGCCGGCCGACCCGGGTGTTCCACGGCTTCGCCGCCTGGGCGGGCACCTCGTTCGCCACGGCGCACGTCTCCGGTCGGCTCGCCGCCCTGATGACCGCCGGCGGCCTGACCGCCGACGCGGCCCGGCTGGCGCTGCTCGCGGCGCCGCGCTGGCACCCCGACTACGGCGTGCTCGTCGGATGA
- a CDS encoding sigma-70 family RNA polymerase sigma factor, which translates to MSNGAAPHQPADGVAVTDPSATDLVTAAAGGDESAWVELVRRYTPLVYSVIRSYDLSRADAADVNQTVWLRLVEHLGRVRDPQALASWLATTARRECYRLSRLGRRTQLFDPYDDALDAYHGFSRSAEVAAPDEELLRAERRQALREGFAQLPPRCQQLLALLTTDPPASYREIAERLRMPIGSIGPTQARCLRRLRDCPALAPFLGTAATRTNGGERDGAVAAGR; encoded by the coding sequence GTGAGCAACGGAGCAGCGCCCCACCAGCCGGCGGACGGCGTCGCCGTGACCGACCCGAGCGCGACCGACCTGGTCACCGCCGCGGCGGGCGGGGACGAGTCGGCGTGGGTGGAGCTGGTCCGCCGGTACACCCCGCTCGTCTACTCGGTGATCCGGTCGTACGACCTGAGCCGCGCCGACGCCGCCGACGTCAACCAGACCGTGTGGCTGCGTCTCGTCGAGCATCTGGGCCGGGTACGCGACCCGCAGGCCCTCGCCTCCTGGCTGGCGACCACGGCCCGGCGCGAGTGCTACCGGCTGTCCCGCCTCGGCCGCCGCACCCAGCTCTTCGACCCGTACGACGACGCGCTGGACGCCTACCATGGCTTCTCCCGCTCGGCGGAGGTCGCGGCCCCCGACGAGGAACTGCTACGCGCGGAGCGGCGGCAGGCGCTGCGGGAGGGCTTCGCGCAGTTGCCGCCGCGCTGCCAGCAGCTGCTGGCCCTGTTGACCACCGACCCGCCGGCCAGCTACCGGGAGATCGCCGAACGGTTGCGCATGCCGATCGGCAGCATCGGGCCGACCCAGGCCAGATGCCTGCGCCGGCTACGGGACTGCCCGGCGCTCGCCCCGTTCCTCGGGACGGCCGCGACCCGGACGAACGGAGGTGAACGCGATGGAGCCGTTGCCGCCGGCCGATGA
- a CDS encoding CHAT domain-containing protein, giving the protein MPDSTGSGAGTAQAALDAVQRYPHEAIAIAQRVLAAGSAAGADERSTAERAVGLALRELNDLPGALRHLRRAVRAAGTPRTRALARMSQGYVLANAGHTAAALRAVTAALPQLVGADAGRARMQRGVVLHYRGRYDEAVRDYGLAVDIALREDDLLLEARARNNRGLLNAHRGAAGGTHDDLSRAAAAFQRLGLDLAAADARWNCGIAAGRRGDIAGALRCFATVDEEYRRLAVPRPALLLDRVELLLSVPLVDEAVVVATAAVRELGRRGMASDFAEALLARARAALLAADLDTATEAAAAARARFRRQGRRTWAVFARHVELRAEYRRGTRSAPLLTAMARTADQLDATGWPGPALTTRIEAGLVAAALGRPGRARNLLAVAARARRRGTADRRAQGWYALALSRRLGGDEPGAARALRRGLAVLDRHRMSLGATELRAHSGAYGQELAAEGLDIAVRAGAPARVLAWAERWRANALRARPARPPADPELVAALAELRLVSSLLEDEVLAGRPATALRGRQARLEQRIRDLARRVPGEGAVLAPPGVGALAARLGSRVLVELVAHGDRIRAVMVRDGRASLHDLGPLAAAADLARRHRFALRRLVTTGDTAAARTGAAHAAAALDRLLFAPLRLADRALVIVPVGALHAVPWSALPTCAGRPVTVAPSATAWLGADRRELPAGPPVLAAGPRLPAGHAEVCRLAQVLPGARRLTGPDATAAALTAALDGAGLVHIAAHGTFRADNPQFSSLELADGPLFAHEWEAVARPPGCVVLSACDSGLTGLRPGDEVMGFTAVLLALGTRCLIATVLPVPAEPTTALMLDLHARMRAGAGPAGALAEAQRAFGATGDGAARATAAAFVCFGAG; this is encoded by the coding sequence ATGCCCGACAGCACCGGTTCCGGTGCCGGTACGGCCCAGGCGGCGCTCGACGCCGTGCAGCGCTACCCGCACGAGGCGATCGCCATCGCCCAGCGGGTGCTGGCCGCCGGGTCCGCGGCCGGGGCCGACGAGCGCTCCACCGCCGAGCGGGCCGTCGGCCTGGCCCTGCGGGAGCTCAACGACCTGCCCGGCGCGCTGCGCCACCTGCGCCGCGCGGTCCGGGCCGCCGGCACGCCCCGGACCCGGGCGTTGGCCCGGATGAGCCAGGGCTACGTGCTGGCCAACGCCGGCCACACCGCCGCCGCGCTGCGCGCGGTGACCGCCGCGCTGCCGCAGCTCGTCGGCGCCGACGCGGGGCGGGCCCGGATGCAGCGGGGCGTGGTGCTGCACTACCGGGGTCGCTACGACGAGGCGGTCCGCGACTACGGCCTGGCCGTCGACATCGCCCTGCGCGAGGATGATCTGTTGCTGGAGGCGCGGGCGCGCAACAACCGGGGGCTGCTCAACGCCCACCGGGGCGCCGCCGGTGGCACCCACGACGACCTGTCCCGCGCGGCAGCCGCGTTCCAACGGCTGGGCCTCGACCTCGCGGCGGCCGACGCCCGGTGGAACTGCGGCATCGCGGCCGGCCGGCGCGGCGACATCGCCGGCGCGCTGCGCTGCTTCGCCACCGTCGACGAGGAGTACCGGCGGCTCGCCGTGCCCCGGCCGGCGCTGCTGCTGGACCGCGTCGAGCTGCTGCTGTCGGTGCCGCTCGTCGACGAGGCGGTGGTGGTGGCGACGGCGGCGGTCCGGGAACTGGGGCGCCGGGGCATGGCCTCCGACTTCGCCGAGGCGCTGCTGGCCCGGGCCCGCGCTGCGCTGCTCGCCGCGGACCTGGACACCGCGACCGAGGCCGCCGCCGCGGCCCGGGCCCGGTTCCGTCGCCAGGGCCGGCGCACCTGGGCCGTCTTCGCCCGGCACGTCGAGCTGCGCGCCGAGTACCGCCGGGGCACCCGCTCGGCGCCTTTGCTCACCGCCATGGCCCGTACCGCCGACCAGCTCGACGCCACCGGGTGGCCGGGTCCGGCGCTGACCACCCGGATCGAGGCCGGCCTGGTGGCCGCCGCGCTGGGGCGGCCAGGCCGGGCCCGGAACTTGCTGGCGGTGGCCGCCCGGGCCCGCCGTCGCGGCACCGCCGACCGGCGGGCACAGGGCTGGTACGCCCTGGCCCTCTCGCGCCGCCTCGGCGGGGACGAACCCGGGGCCGCCCGGGCGCTGCGCCGCGGGCTGGCCGTGCTCGACCGGCACCGCATGTCGCTCGGCGCCACCGAGCTGCGTGCCCACAGTGGAGCGTACGGTCAGGAACTGGCGGCCGAGGGCCTCGACATCGCGGTCCGGGCGGGCGCGCCGGCACGGGTCCTGGCATGGGCGGAGCGGTGGCGGGCCAACGCGCTGCGGGCCCGGCCGGCCCGCCCCCCGGCCGACCCCGAACTGGTGGCGGCGCTCGCTGAGCTCCGACTGGTCAGCAGCCTGCTCGAAGACGAGGTGCTGGCCGGCCGCCCGGCAACCGCCCTGCGCGGCCGGCAGGCCCGGCTGGAACAGCGTATCCGGGACCTCGCCCGGCGGGTGCCCGGTGAGGGCGCCGTGCTGGCCCCGCCCGGGGTGGGCGCGCTGGCCGCGCGGCTCGGTTCCCGGGTGCTGGTCGAGCTGGTGGCCCACGGCGACCGGATCCGGGCGGTAATGGTCCGCGACGGCCGGGCCAGCCTGCACGACCTGGGCCCGCTCGCCGCCGCGGCGGACCTGGCCCGCCGGCACCGGTTCGCCCTGCGCCGGCTGGTCACCACCGGCGACACGGCCGCCGCGCGGACGGGGGCCGCCCACGCCGCAGCCGCCCTGGATCGGCTGCTGTTCGCCCCGCTGCGGCTGGCCGACCGGGCCCTGGTGATCGTCCCGGTCGGGGCGCTGCACGCGGTGCCCTGGTCGGCGCTGCCCACCTGCGCGGGGCGTCCGGTGACCGTCGCCCCCTCGGCCACCGCCTGGCTCGGGGCGGACCGGCGGGAACTGCCGGCCGGGCCGCCGGTCCTGGCCGCCGGCCCGCGCCTGCCGGCCGGGCACGCCGAGGTGTGCCGGCTCGCCCAGGTCCTGCCCGGGGCGCGTCGACTCACCGGGCCGGACGCCACCGCCGCGGCGTTGACCGCCGCGCTGGACGGGGCGGGGCTGGTGCACATCGCCGCCCACGGCACATTCCGCGCGGACAACCCCCAGTTCTCCAGCCTGGAACTGGCCGACGGGCCGCTGTTCGCCCACGAGTGGGAGGCGGTCGCCCGGCCGCCCGGCTGCGTGGTGCTCTCCGCCTGTGACTCCGGCCTGACCGGGCTCCGCCCCGGCGACGAGGTCATGGGGTTCACCGCGGTGCTCCTGGCGCTCGGCACGCGGTGTCTGATCGCGACCGTGTTGCCCGTGCCGGCCGAGCCCACCACGGCACTGATGCTGGACCTGCACGCGCGGATGCGGGCGGGTGCCGGCCCGGCGGGTGCCCTCGCCGAGGCGCAGCGGGCGTTCGGCGCGACGGGCGACGGTGCCGCCCGGGCCACCGCGGCGGCCTTCGTCTGCTTCGGGGCCGGCTGA
- a CDS encoding Ig-like domain-containing protein produces the protein MRRRIFALATTAAVVVGGAMTMVLPPAYAAAACTVDYTITREWSGGFWAELTVTNLGSSVTDWWLRFRQVYGQVITMGYDRLPDGYTLGSGELYPVTTLRAPAGSTLATGASVTVRFGGNYWGPDPEPTDWVLSGQPCDGDVASPPPSSPPASSPPPSSPPPPSSPPVSGSPRPSPTPSPLPGGPSVALTSPLPDDFFAAPGVIPIRAEATAATAGRRIERVEFRERGTLLAVDTTAPYAFDWRGVPPNTGTRITATAYDSSGAQATAEVRGIRVLPPQVPGAAPALKAFGNRIRTVTTDPRPYRPRGIIRSAVPGECAWGPIRWDGPVDDASVAALRARGVDAVRVVLSDTCYTYTGSPTDRANRVGYLDEAARYVDRLARAGITPIVSLRQSDESAARNFWGAVAEVFGDDNAVVLDISPDSFPALGGADPGVVWTCWRDGGPACLGTGLPTFGVQEQIRLLRVRGAFNLVLAAGIDGGNDLSRWLEYRPADPGGRSVAAAWRVDDRSACATPACWQSTLLPVAAQVPLVATDVSAGPAAPTFVRRTVTWLDRHGIGHLRR, from the coding sequence ATGCGACGCAGGATCTTCGCGCTGGCCACGACCGCCGCGGTCGTCGTCGGCGGGGCCATGACGATGGTGCTACCGCCGGCCTACGCCGCGGCGGCGTGCACGGTGGACTACACGATCACCCGGGAGTGGTCCGGCGGCTTCTGGGCCGAACTCACCGTCACCAACCTGGGCTCTTCCGTCACCGACTGGTGGCTGCGGTTCCGGCAGGTCTACGGTCAAGTGATCACCATGGGTTACGACCGGCTGCCGGACGGATACACGCTCGGCAGCGGCGAGTTGTACCCGGTGACCACGCTCCGCGCACCGGCGGGGTCCACGCTGGCGACCGGCGCCTCGGTGACGGTGCGGTTCGGCGGCAACTACTGGGGCCCGGACCCCGAGCCGACCGACTGGGTGTTGAGCGGCCAGCCGTGCGACGGGGACGTCGCCAGCCCGCCCCCCTCGTCGCCGCCGGCCTCCTCGCCGCCGCCATCCTCGCCCCCGCCCCCCTCGTCGCCGCCGGTCTCGGGGAGCCCGCGGCCGAGCCCCACCCCCAGCCCGCTGCCGGGCGGGCCGTCGGTGGCGCTCACCTCGCCCCTGCCCGACGACTTCTTCGCCGCGCCGGGCGTCATCCCGATCCGTGCCGAGGCCACGGCGGCGACGGCCGGCCGGCGGATCGAGCGGGTCGAGTTCCGGGAGCGCGGCACGTTGCTCGCCGTGGACACCACCGCGCCGTACGCGTTCGACTGGCGCGGCGTGCCGCCGAACACCGGCACCCGCATCACCGCCACCGCCTACGACAGCAGCGGCGCCCAGGCCACCGCCGAGGTCCGCGGCATCCGGGTGCTCCCGCCGCAGGTGCCCGGCGCCGCGCCCGCGCTGAAGGCGTTCGGCAACCGCATCCGCACGGTCACAACCGACCCGAGGCCGTACCGGCCACGCGGAATCATCCGGTCGGCCGTGCCCGGCGAGTGCGCGTGGGGACCGATCCGCTGGGACGGCCCGGTCGACGACGCGTCCGTAGCCGCGCTGCGGGCCCGCGGCGTCGACGCGGTGCGGGTCGTGCTGAGCGACACCTGCTACACGTACACCGGCAGCCCCACCGACAGGGCGAACCGCGTCGGCTACCTCGACGAGGCGGCCCGGTACGTCGACCGGCTCGCCCGGGCCGGCATCACACCCATCGTGTCGCTGCGCCAGAGCGACGAATCCGCCGCCCGCAATTTCTGGGGCGCGGTGGCGGAGGTGTTCGGCGACGACAACGCGGTGGTCCTCGACATCTCGCCCGACAGCTTCCCGGCGCTCGGCGGCGCCGATCCCGGGGTGGTCTGGACCTGCTGGCGCGACGGCGGTCCCGCGTGCCTGGGCACCGGCCTACCGACCTTCGGCGTGCAGGAGCAGATCCGCCTGCTCCGCGTCCGGGGCGCGTTCAACCTGGTCCTCGCCGCCGGGATCGACGGCGGCAACGACCTGAGCCGGTGGCTGGAATACCGCCCGGCCGACCCGGGCGGCCGCAGCGTGGCCGCCGCCTGGCGCGTCGACGACCGCTCGGCCTGCGCCACGCCGGCCTGCTGGCAGTCCACCCTGCTCCCGGTCGCCGCCCAGGTGCCGCTGGTCGCCACCGACGTCAGCGCCGGCCCGGCGGCGCCGACGTTCGTGCGGCGGACCGTCACCTGGCTCGACCGGCACGGCATCGGCCACCTGCGCCGGTGA
- a CDS encoding sugar ABC transporter permease, whose protein sequence is MAVSDTVAATPSAEPSSPASPSRRRPRGRDAAYWLYLLPGAALFILVIGAPLVGTGYLSLTRWSGVGDPTFVGLDNYQRLLHDEVFWASFRNTVAMIVAMVVVPTLLGLLLASVLFDVIGRRFKPRTAAALRAAFYLPQVLPVVVAGIVWGWILRPDGAFNSLLDAVGLGALRHDWLGDPDTALPAVMAVMIWVQIGYPVVVFMAALQRVDPELYEAAEVDGANWLHRFRAITLPQIRPETFVVALTCTIAALKVFGPIFALTRGGPANATNVPSYFAYYTFFKKLQVGYGSAISTVLTVIIVVVAVVFIWAQARSERRDRGI, encoded by the coding sequence ATGGCAGTCTCCGACACCGTCGCCGCCACACCGTCGGCCGAACCCTCCTCCCCCGCGTCCCCGTCCCGCCGCCGGCCGCGTGGCCGCGACGCGGCGTACTGGCTCTACCTGCTCCCCGGAGCGGCGCTGTTCATCCTGGTCATCGGCGCGCCACTGGTCGGCACCGGCTACCTGTCGCTGACCCGGTGGTCGGGCGTCGGCGACCCCACCTTCGTCGGGCTGGACAACTACCAGCGGTTGCTGCACGACGAGGTGTTCTGGGCGTCGTTCCGCAACACCGTGGCCATGATCGTCGCGATGGTGGTGGTGCCGACCCTGCTCGGGCTGCTGCTCGCCTCGGTGCTCTTCGACGTCATCGGGCGTCGGTTCAAACCACGGACGGCGGCGGCGCTGCGGGCCGCGTTCTATCTGCCGCAGGTGCTGCCCGTGGTGGTGGCCGGCATCGTCTGGGGCTGGATCCTGCGCCCCGACGGCGCGTTCAACAGCCTGCTCGACGCGGTCGGTCTCGGCGCGCTGCGCCACGACTGGCTGGGCGACCCGGACACCGCGCTGCCGGCGGTGATGGCGGTGATGATCTGGGTGCAGATCGGCTATCCGGTGGTCGTGTTCATGGCGGCGTTGCAGCGGGTCGACCCGGAGCTGTACGAGGCGGCCGAGGTCGACGGGGCGAACTGGCTGCACCGGTTCCGGGCGATCACGCTGCCGCAGATCCGGCCGGAGACCTTCGTGGTGGCCCTGACCTGCACCATCGCCGCGTTGAAGGTGTTCGGGCCGATCTTCGCGCTGACCCGGGGCGGCCCGGCGAACGCCACGAACGTGCCGTCGTACTTCGCGTACTACACGTTCTTCAAGAAGCTCCAGGTCGGGTACGGCTCCGCGATCTCCACCGTGCTCACGGTGATCATCGTCGTGGTGGCCGTGGTCTTCATCTGGGCGCAGGCCCGAAGCGAGCGCCGGGACCGGGGGATCTGA
- the yicI gene encoding alpha-xylosidase, giving the protein MKFTDGYWQLRPGVSVLRPGTVESVEPDDRGFTVFAPAGQINGRGDTLNRPVVTVRFFSPAPGVVGVTIGHHSGGLPREPHFGLHTDDTHPVTVDITGLSASLTTGELTVRVALVDGWRVEFRHGDRLVTASTGRSVGIVTDRAGRRYVHERLALGVGETLYGLGERFGPFVKNGQTVDVWNADGGTASEQAYKNVPFYLSSAGYGVFVDHPEHVSFEVGSEVVTQTQFSVEGQSLTYHVVDGPTPKDVLRRYTALTGRPARVPAWSYGLWLSTSFTTSYDEKTVAEFVDGMAERNLPLSVFHFDCFWMRQFHWVDFVWDPTTFPDPEGMLRRLHERGLKVCVWINPYIAQRSYLFEEGRQAGYLVRNPDGSVWQWDKWQAGMALVDFTDPDAVAWFTGKLKALLDMGVDCFKTDFGERIPTDVVWHDGSDPQRMHNYYSYLYNKVVFELLEAERGEGEAVLFARSATAGGQQFPVHWGGDCESTFVAMAESLRGGLSLASSGFGYWSHDIGGFEGTPDPAVFKRWIAFGLLSSHSRLHGSGSYRVPWAYDEEAVDVLRHFTRLKLRLMPYLAATAEEAHRDGIPMMRPMIVEFPDDPAVAHLDRQYMLGPDVLVAPVLSADGQVTFYVPTGTWTHLVTGAQLTGPAWVTEKHGYDSLPVLARPGAVIGFGARSDRPDYHWPDGVELRLYAPTEGQRQRVRIPAPDAGPGAEFEVSFRDGVGTAELVAGESSAYRCVVAVTAAPRPARLAG; this is encoded by the coding sequence GTGAAATTCACCGACGGATACTGGCAACTGCGCCCGGGGGTCAGCGTCCTGCGCCCCGGCACGGTGGAATCGGTCGAGCCGGACGACCGCGGCTTCACCGTCTTCGCACCGGCCGGTCAGATCAACGGTCGGGGCGACACGCTCAACCGGCCCGTCGTCACCGTCCGCTTCTTCTCCCCCGCACCCGGCGTGGTCGGGGTCACCATCGGCCACCACAGCGGCGGGCTGCCCCGCGAACCCCACTTCGGGCTGCACACCGACGACACGCATCCGGTCACCGTCGACATCACCGGCCTCAGCGCGTCCCTGACCACCGGCGAACTGACCGTCCGGGTCGCGCTCGTCGACGGCTGGCGGGTCGAGTTCCGGCACGGCGACCGGCTCGTCACCGCGTCCACCGGACGCAGCGTCGGGATCGTCACCGACCGCGCGGGGCGCCGGTACGTGCACGAACGGCTCGCCCTCGGCGTCGGCGAGACGCTGTACGGGTTGGGCGAACGGTTCGGCCCGTTCGTCAAGAACGGTCAGACGGTCGACGTCTGGAACGCCGACGGCGGCACCGCCAGCGAGCAGGCGTACAAGAACGTGCCGTTCTACCTCAGCAGCGCCGGCTACGGCGTGTTCGTGGACCACCCGGAGCACGTGTCGTTCGAGGTCGGCTCGGAGGTCGTCACGCAGACCCAGTTCAGCGTCGAGGGCCAGTCACTCACCTACCACGTCGTCGACGGGCCCACCCCGAAGGACGTCCTGCGCCGCTACACGGCGTTGACCGGCCGGCCGGCCCGGGTGCCCGCCTGGTCGTACGGGCTGTGGCTGTCCACGTCGTTCACCACGTCGTACGACGAGAAGACGGTGGCCGAGTTCGTCGACGGGATGGCCGAGCGGAACCTGCCGCTGTCGGTGTTCCACTTCGACTGCTTCTGGATGCGCCAGTTCCACTGGGTCGACTTCGTCTGGGACCCGACGACGTTCCCCGACCCGGAGGGGATGCTCCGCCGGCTGCACGAGCGGGGCCTGAAGGTGTGCGTATGGATCAACCCGTACATCGCGCAGCGCTCCTATCTCTTCGAGGAGGGCCGCCAGGCCGGCTACCTGGTGCGCAACCCGGACGGATCGGTGTGGCAGTGGGACAAGTGGCAGGCCGGCATGGCGCTCGTCGACTTCACCGACCCGGACGCGGTGGCCTGGTTCACCGGCAAGCTCAAGGCGCTGCTGGACATGGGCGTCGACTGCTTCAAGACCGACTTCGGTGAGCGCATCCCGACCGACGTGGTGTGGCACGACGGGTCGGACCCGCAGCGCATGCACAACTACTACTCCTACCTCTACAACAAGGTGGTCTTCGAGCTGCTGGAGGCCGAGCGTGGCGAGGGTGAGGCGGTGCTGTTCGCCCGCTCGGCCACCGCCGGCGGCCAGCAGTTCCCGGTGCACTGGGGCGGCGACTGCGAGTCGACGTTCGTCGCGATGGCCGAGTCGCTGCGCGGCGGGCTGTCCCTGGCGTCCTCCGGCTTCGGCTACTGGAGTCACGACATCGGCGGCTTCGAGGGCACCCCCGACCCGGCGGTGTTCAAGCGGTGGATCGCGTTCGGCCTGCTCTCCTCGCACTCGCGGCTGCACGGCTCCGGCTCGTACCGGGTGCCGTGGGCGTACGACGAGGAGGCCGTGGACGTGCTGCGCCACTTCACCCGGCTGAAGCTGCGCCTCATGCCCTATCTGGCGGCGACGGCCGAGGAGGCGCACCGCGACGGCATCCCGATGATGCGCCCGATGATCGTGGAGTTCCCGGACGATCCGGCCGTGGCGCACCTCGACCGGCAGTACATGCTCGGCCCGGACGTGCTCGTCGCGCCGGTGCTCAGCGCCGACGGGCAGGTCACCTTCTACGTGCCCACCGGCACGTGGACCCACCTGGTGACCGGCGCGCAGCTCACCGGCCCGGCGTGGGTGACCGAGAAGCACGGCTACGACAGCCTGCCGGTGCTCGCCCGGCCCGGCGCGGTCATCGGGTTCGGGGCGCGCTCCGACCGGCCCGACTACCACTGGCCCGACGGGGTGGAACTGCGCCTCTACGCCCCGACGGAGGGGCAGCGGCAGCGGGTGCGGATCCCGGCCCCCGACGCGGGGCCGGGCGCCGAGTTCGAGGTGAGCTTCCGCGACGGGGTGGGGACCGCCGAACTGGTGGCGGGCGAGTCGTCGGCGTACCGCTGCGTGGTGGCCGTTACGGCCGCCCCGCGCCCCGCCCGTCTCGCGGGCTAG